In Vitis riparia cultivar Riparia Gloire de Montpellier isolate 1030 chromosome 19, EGFV_Vit.rip_1.0, whole genome shotgun sequence, the following proteins share a genomic window:
- the LOC117909063 gene encoding LOW QUALITY PROTEIN: uncharacterized protein LOC117909063 (The sequence of the model RefSeq protein was modified relative to this genomic sequence to represent the inferred CDS: inserted 2 bases in 2 codons; deleted 2 bases in 1 codon), which yields YLQVYFAGLGCLKNVRAALCRGRALKCSRCGRPGATIGCRVDRCPKTYHLPCARANGCIFDHRKFLIACTDHRHLFQPHGNQYLQQIKKMKAKKMKLEIRKVSNDACRKDLEAEEKWLEHCGEDEEFLKRESKRLHRDILRIAPVYIGGPGSEGEKLFQGWESVAGXQDVIRCLKEVVILPLLYPEFFNNLGLTPPRGVLLHGYPGTGKTLVVRALIGSCARGDKRIAYFARKGADCLGKYVGDAERQLRLLFQVAERSQPSIIFFDEIDGLAPCRTRQQDQTHSSVVSTLLALLDGLKSRGSVVVIGATNRPEAIDPALRRPGRFDREIYFPLPSVKDRISILSLHTQRWPKPVTGPLLNWIARKTAGFAGADLQALCTQAAIIALKRNCPFQELVSHAGEKAPDGNRYPLPSFAVEERDWLEALSCAPPPCSRREAGMSANEVVSSPLPTHLISCLLRPLSSLLVSLYLDECLYLPPLLYKAAKMIKNVIVGALRKKKMPNDHWWAQVNDLLQKADVIKEIERNLSCLGILIGEAGFPFSDALNDDTDEDRVRFDPSRAYHNGIHTTLLQNISYTSGKKSGFRILVAGSPRSGQRHLASCILHCFVGNVEIQKVDLATISQEGRGDVLEGLTRILMKCTSVGSCMLFLPRIDLWAIETSDQDDEECSSSTNHQSSEEEFCITNSQVVEKENVSGPRACKSAETGVPEDVLQRASHAWRSFIEQVDSMCVSTSLMILATSDVPYAALPKRIREFFKTDILNYSCSASSEHTVPQFSVQVDGNFNRDTLIDSSATELSRDLVQQFVQLIHHRTHILTSVFEEYKACDTGQGNKDMVYHGADHVLVNEGEDRAQCPEESVAKVPSPPNSRTVKGKSNLLLAISTFGYQMLRYPHFAELCWVTSKLKDGPCADINGPWKGWPFNSCIIRPSNSLEKVAVACSXSNTKSKEKFGLVRGLVAVGLSAYRGAYVSLREVSLEVRKVLELLVDQINAKIQSGKDRYEFGRILSQVACLEDMVNSWVYTLQSLEVDGQMTVVNPKPGTVGSSSYAWDDVDNLIESKECGPNVSNRSSHEGEVPEERPEGFTSENTGCVNLHKGDVNSGDPNLKEGVPISEKSPLQTAFLTDSAPVEQFQSSLAANFLDGKVPNMHDGTSKSFKSENSVKCMVNKGDSGLWRQSNGFAFVEPVVHSEDSLCSAGELSGLKSSSCGKFCNQFNGLSMAETDIPPPDGKSIPDEPIVNVNVSSIKTTNIAADSGVICLYRCCAECLYTLHSLMQKILIREWEVNGTYRTVEDVHDVVASLSVDLLSAVRKNYAAESFGNLFDKKTRQENHGKLSECQEMSICQCKNSGNRLVMPIECSCHSLNKSLSAKANPSRQLDLKFIYRDGVLVPIDLDKDVSFHCKFETLCLCSLIEWIVMTKQPFD from the exons TATTTGCAGGTTTATTTTGCTGGTTTGGGATGCTTGAAGAATGTTAGGGCCGCACTCTGCAGAGGAAGAGCATTGAAATGCAGTCGCTGTGGGAGGCCAGGTGCAACTATTGGATGTCGTGTTGATCGGTGCCCAAAAACTTACCACTTG CCTTGTGCACGAGCTAATGGTTGCATTTTTGATCATCGCAAATTTCTTATAGCCTGCACAGATCATCGGCATCTCTTCCAACCTCATGGCAATCAATATTTGCAAcagataaagaaaatgaaagcaaagaaaatgaaattggaaataAGGAAGGTGTCAAATGATGCTTGCCGGAAAGATCTTGAAGCAGAAGAAAAGTGGTTGGAACACTGTGGTGAGGATGAAGAGTTCTTGAAACGGGAGAGCAAGAGGCTCCATCGAGATATATTGAGAATTGCACCTGTGTATATTGGAGGCCCGGGCTCTGAAGGTGAGAAACTATTTCAGGGTTGGGAGTCTGTTGCTG TTCAAGATGTCATCCGGTGCTTGAAGGAGGTTGTCATCTTACCCTTACTGTATCCTGAGTTCTTTAATAATCTGGGGCTTACGCCTCCTAGAGGTGTTCTTTTGCATGGTTACCCTGGAACGGGCAAAACTCTGGTAGTGCGGGCATTAATTGGATCATGTGCTCGTGGTGATAAGAGGATAGCATACTTCGCACGGAAAGGTGCAGATTGTTTAGGAAAGTATGTTGGTGATGCTGAGCGCCAGCTGAGACTCTTGTTTCAGGTTGCTGAGAGATCTCAACCTTCTATCATATTCTTTGATGAGATAGATGGATTGGCACCTTGTCGTACAAGGCAGCAAGATCAGACACATAGTTCAGTTGTGTCCACTTTGCTTGCTCTATTGGATGGTTTAAAATCTCGAGGTTCAGTTGTAGTAATCGGTGCAACAAATCGTCCTGAGGCTATTGATCCAGCTTTAAGACGGCCTGGAAGATTTGATAGGGAGatctattttcctctgccatcAGTCAAGGATAGAATTTCTATTCTCTCACTGCACACACAAAGATGGCCGAAACCAGTTACCGGACCCTTGCTTAATTGGATTGCAAGAAAAACTGCAGGCTTTGCTGGGGCTGATCTGCAGGCTCTTTGTACTCAAGCAGCCATTATTGCTTTGAAGAGGAACTGCCCCTTTCAAGAACTTGTGTCTCATGCTGGAGAGAAAGCTCCTGATGGTAATCGCTATCCCCTTCCCTCCTTTGCAGTGGAGGAGAGGGATTGGTTGGAGGCTCTTTCATGTGCTCCACCCCCCTGCTCTCGTAGAGAAGCAGGTATGTCTGCAAATGAAGTAGTATCCTCTCCACTTCCCACCCATCTTATATCTTGTCTACTTCGACCACTATCCAGCCTGCTTGTTTCCCTGTATCTTGATGAATGCCTCTATTTACCTCCTCTTCTTTACAAAGCTgcaaaaatgattaaaaatgtcATTGTTGGTGctttgaggaagaagaaaatgccTAATGATCATTGGTGGGCCCAAGTTAATGATTTGCTTCAAAAGGCAGATGTTATAAAGGAGATAGAAAGGAACCTGTCATGTCTTGGCATTTTAATTGGAGAGGCTGGTTTTCCATTTTCTGATGCTTTAAATGATGATACTGATGAAGACAGGGTGAGGTTTGACCCTTCGAGGGCATACCACAATGGAATTCACACTACTTTGTTGCAAAATATTTCGTATACATCAGGAAAGAAATCAGGATTTCGCATATTGGTTGCTGGGAGTCCCCGGTCAGGCCAGAGGCATCTTGCTTCTTGTATTCTCCACTGTTTTGTTGGGAATGTTGAAATTCAAAAGGTTGATTTGGCTACAATTTCACAGGAAGGACGCGGAGATGTACTAGAAGGGCTAACAAGAATATTGA TGAAATGCACTAGTGTGGGTTCATGCATGCTATTCTTGCCTAGAATTGATTTGTGGGCTATAGAGACATCTGATCAAGATGATGAAGAGTGTTCCTCTTCAACAAACCATCAATCATCTGAGGAAGAATTCTGTATAACAAACAGTCAAGttgttgaaaaggaaaatgtatCCGGTCCAAGGGCATGCAAATCTGCTGAGACAGGAGTGCCTGAAGATGTTTTGCAGAGAGCTTCACATGCATGGAGGTCGTTTATTGAGCAGGTGGATTCCATGTGTGTGTCCACGTCTTTGATGATTCTG GCTACTTCAGATGTGCCATATGCAGCATTGCCTAAAAGAATAAGGGAGTTTTTCAAGACTGATATATTGAACTACAGTTGTTCAGCTTCTTCGGAACACACTGTACCCCAATTCTCTGTGCAGGTTGATGGGAACTTCAATCGTGATACGTTGATTGATTCATCAGCAACAGAATTGTCGAGGGATTTGGTTCAGCAGTTTGTTCAGTTGATTCATCATAGAACTCACATTCTTACAAGTGTTTTCGAGGAGTACAAAGCTTGTGATACAGGTCAAGGTAATAAAGATATGGTATATCATGGTGCAGATCATGTACTGGTCAATGAAGGTGAGGATAGAGCTCAGTGTCCTGAAGAATCTGTTGCAAAGGTCCCATCTCCACCAAACAGTAGAACTGTGAAAGGGAAATCAAACCTGTTATTAGCAATATCTACATTTGGCTATCAAATGCTTCGATATCCTCATTTTGCTGAACTTTGTTGGGTCACATCCAAACTCAAAGATGGTCCCTGTGCAGACATAAATGGACCATGGAAAGGCTGGCCATTCAATTCTTGTATTATTCGTCCTAGTAACTCATTAGAAAAGGTAGCTGTCGCTTGTA CCAGCAATActaaaagcaaagaaaaatttgGTCTAGTTAGGGGCCTAGTTGCCGTTGGTTTATCAGCATACAGAGGTGCATATGTATCACTTAGAGAAGTTTCCCTTGAGGTTCGAAAGGTTCTGGAGCTCCTGGTCGATCAAATTAATGCTAAAATTCAATCTGGAAAAGATAGATATGAATTTGGTCGTATTTTGTCACAAGTGGCTTGCTTGGAAGATATGGTCAATAGCTGGGTATACACACTACAGAG TTTAGAGGTGGACGGTCAAATGACAGTGGTAAACCCTAAGCCTGGTACTGTAGGATCTTCAAGCTATGCAT GGGATGATGTGGATAATCTAATCGAAAGCAAGGAATGTGGACCAAATGTTTCTAACAGAAGCTCACATGAAGGAGAAGTACCAGAAGAAAGGCCTGAAGGATTTACTTCTGAAAATACTGGATGTGTTAATTTGCACAAAGGAGATGTCAATTCTGGTGATCCTAATCTGAAGGAGGGAGTTCCAATCTCAGAAAAGTCTCCACTTCAAACAGCCTTCTTGACTGATTCTGCCCCTGTCGAACAATTTCAGAGTTCTTTGGCTGCCAACTTTTTGGATGGTAAAGTTCCAAACATGCATGATGGGACTTCTAAATCATTCAAGTCAGAAAATTCTGTGAAGTGTATGGTGAATAAGGGAGATTCTGGACTCTGGAGACAGTCTAATGGATTTGCATTCGTGGAACCCGTGGTCCATTCTGAAGATTCCCTATGTAGTGCAGGTGAATTGAGTGGCCTTAAGTCGTCTAGCTGTGGAAAGTTTTGCAACCAGTTCAATGGTTTATCCATGGCGGAGACTGATATTCCACCTCCAGATGGTAAGTCTATCCCTGATGAGCCTATTGTCAATGTCAACGTCTCTTCAATCAAAACTACAAATATTGCAGCTGATTCAGGGGTCATTTGTTTGTATCGTTGTTGTGCTGAATGCCTGTATACCCTCCATAGTTTGATGCAGAAAATTCTCATTCGTGAATGGGAAGTGAATGGGACCTATCGGACGGTAGAGGATGTTCATGATGTTGTTGCATCATTATCTGTTGATCTTCTTTCAGCAGTTAGAAAAAATTATGCTGCTGAAAGTTTCGGCAATTTATTTGACAAAAAGACGAGACAAGAAAATCATGGCAAATTGTCTGAATGTCAGGAAATGAGCATATGTCAGTGTAAAAATTCCGGAAATAGGTTAGTAATGCCAATTGAATGTAGTTGTCACTCATTAAACAAGAGTTTGTCTGCAAAAGCAAATCCTTCTCGCCAGCttgatttaaaattcatctaCAGAGATGGTGTACTGGTCCCTATAGATCTTGACAAGGATGTTTCTTTTCACTGTAAATTCGAGACTTTGTGCCTTTGTTCTCTTATAGAGTGGATAGTAATGACCAAGCAACCTTTTGATTGA
- the LOC117909677 gene encoding UDP-glycosyltransferase 79B9-like, producing the protein MAMAKSPKLHIAMFPWFAFGHMIPYLNLSNELAGRGHKITFILPRKAQSKLQHLNFHPALITFHPLIVPHVDGLPPGTETASDIPVSLTCLLATALDRTRDQVEAALRTLNPHLLFYDFAYWAPALASQLGIKSIYYSAVCAAAIAHMPIPAQQGSKDCGQLTDVPPPGYPSSTVVLRPHEARLMDFMFAPYGEGITFQQRVTTARARGDAISIRTCQETEGPFCDYIGSQYGKPVFLTGPVLPKPSLEPLEDRWAQWLGGFKPGSVIFCAFGSQNVHEKDQFQELLLGLELTGLPFFAAVKPPTGAATIEEALPEGFQERVGGRGLVHGGWWVQQPSVLSHPSVGCFVSHCGYGSMWESLTSDPQIVLVPELPDQILNSRLLAEELKVAVKVEREENGLFSKESLCYAIKTVMDENSEVGGLVKKNHAKWKEALTSQSFLSNYVDNFVGQLQGLLDHK; encoded by the coding sequence atggccatggccaAGAGCCCGAAATTGCATATAGCCATGTTCCCATGGTTTGCTTTCGGCCATATGATTCCTTACCTCAATCTCTCCAACGAGCTTGCTGGAAGAGGCCACAAGATCACCTTCATTTTGCCCAGAAAGGCTCAATCTAAGCTACAACACTTGAATTTTCATCCGGCTCTCATCACTTTCCATCCCCTCATCGTCCCTCATGTCGATGGCCTTCCTCCGGGGACTGAAACTGCCTCTGATATCCCCGTTTCCTTGACTTGCCTTCTCGCCACTGCCCTGGACCGCACCAGGGACCAAGTTGAAGCAGCTCTACGTACTTTGAATCCTCATCTTTTGTTCTACGATTTTGCCTATTGGGCACCTGCTTTGGCATCCCAACTAGGGATTAAGTCCATATACTACAGTGCAGTTTGTGCAGCAGCCATTGCCCACATGCCTATCCCGGCTCAACAAGGTAGCAAAGACTGCGGGCAATTGACAGATGTGCCGCCCCCTGGCTACCCCTCCTCAACGGTGGTGCTCCGCCCACATGAGGCTCGGTTGATGGACTTCATGTTTGCACCATATGGAGAAGGCATCACCTTCCAGCAGCGCGTCACCACTGCCCGGGCACGCGGTGATGCAATCTCTATAAGAACATGTCAAGAAACCGAAGGACCCTTTTGTGACTACATTGGAAGCCAGTATGGAAAACCAGTGTTCCTAACTGGCCCCGTACTACCCAAACCTTCATTGGAGCCATTGGAGGATCGGTGGGCGCAGTGGCTGGGTGGGTTCAAGCCTGGTTCAGTTATATTCTGTGCATTTGGAAGCCAAAATGTCCATGAAAAGGACCAGTTCCAAGAACTACTCCTGGGGTTAGAGCTAACAGGCCTGCCATTCTTCGCAGCTGTAAAACCACCGACAGGAGCTGCCACCATTGAAGAGGCCTTACCGGAGGGGTTCCAAGAGAGGGTTGGAGGGAGGGGATTGGTTCATGGAGGGTGGTGGGTGCAGCAGCCGTCAGTACTGAGCCACCCATCAGTGGGGTGTTTTGTGAGCCACTGTGGCTATGGATCAATGTGGGAGTCCTTGACCAGCGACCCTCAAATAGTGCTGGTACCGGAACTCCCTGACCAAATATTGAACAGCAGGCTATTGGCTGAAGAGCTTAAAGTTGCAGTGAAGGTTGAGAGGGAAGAAAATGGGTTGTTTTCAAAGGAAAGCTTGTGCTATGCCATTAAAACGGTGATGGATGAAAACAGTGAGGTGGGTGGTCTGGTGAAGAAGAACCATGCTAAGTGGAAGGAGGCCTTGACGAGCCAAAGCTTTTTGAGCAattatgttgacaattttgttggGCAATTGCAAGGACTTTTGGATCATAAATGA
- the LOC117909679 gene encoding UDP-glycosyltransferase 79B9-like — MAKSPKFHIAMFPWFAFGHMIPYLHLSNELAERGHKIIFILPRKAQSKLQHLNFHPDLITFHPLIVPHVDGLPPGTETASDIPFSLSYLLGTALDRTRDQVEAALRTLNPDLLFYDVAHWAPALASQLGIKSIYYSAVCAAAVAYIPVPDRQGGKDCRTLTDLPPPGYPSSTVVLRPHEARLMDFMFAPNGEGITLQQRLTTAWVSCDAISIRTCQETEGPICDYIGSQYGKPVFLTGPVLPKPSVQPLEDRWAQWLGGFKPGSVIFCAFGSQHIPEKDQFQELLLGFELTGLPFLVALKPPTGAATIEEALPEGFQERVGGRGVVHGGWVQQPSVLSHPSVGCFVSHCGFGSMWESLTSDPQIVLVPELTDQILNSRLLAEELKVAVEVEREENGLFSKESLCYAIKTVMDENSEVGGLVKKNHAKWKEALTSPSFMSNYVDNFVGQLQGLFDQN, encoded by the coding sequence ATGGCCAAGAGCCCAAAATTCCATATAGCCATGTTCCCATGGTTTGCTTTCGGCCATATGATTCCTTACCTCCATCTCTCCAACGAGCTTGCTGAAAGAGGCCACAAGATCATCTTCATTTTGCCCAGAAAGGCTCAATCTAAACTACAACATTTGAATTTTCATCCCGATCTCATCACTTTCCATCCCCTCATCGTCCCTCACGTCGATGGCCTCCCTCCCGGGACTGAAACTGCCTCTGACATCCCCTTTTCTTTGTCTTACCTTCTCGGGACTGCACTGGACCGCACCAGAGACCAAGTTGAAGCAGCCCTACGTACTTTGAATCCTGATCTTTTGTTCTACGATGTTGCCCATTGGGCACCTGCTTTGGCATCCCAACTAGGGATTAAGTCCATATACTACAGTGCAGTTTGTGCAGCCGCCGTTGCCTACATACCTGTCCCAGATCGACAAGGTGGCAAAGACTGCAGGACATTGACAGATCTCCCACCCCCTGGTTACCCGTCCTCAACGGTGGTGCTCCGCCCACATGAAGCTCGGTTGATGGACTTCATGTTTGCACCAAATGGGGAAGGCATCACCTTGCAGCAGCGTCTCACCACTGCCTGGGTAAGCTGTGATGCAATCTCTATAAGAACATGTCAAGAAACCGAAGGACCCATTTGTGACTACATTGGAAGCCAGTATGGAAAACCAGTGTTCCTAACTGGCCCCGTACTACCCAAACCTTCAGTGCAGCCATTGGAGGATCGGTGGGCGCAGTGGCTGGGTGGGTTCAAGCCTGGTTCAGTAATATTTTGTGCATTTGGAAGCCAACATATCCCGGAAAAGGACCAGTTCCAAGAACTACTCCTGGGGTTTGAGCTAACCGGTCTGCCATTCCTAGTAGCTCTAAAACCACCGACAGGAGCTGCCACCATTGAAGAGGCCTTACCGGAGGGCTTCCAAGAGAGGGTTGGAGGGAGAGGAGTGGTTCATGGAGGGTGGGTGCAGCAGCCGTCAGTACTGAGCCACCCATCAGTGGGGTGTTTTGTGAGCCACTGTGGCTTTGGATCAATGTGGGAGTCCTTGACCAGCGACCCTCAAATAGTGCTGGTACCGGAACTCACTGACCAAATATTGAACAGCAGGCTATTGGCTGAAGAGCTTAAAGTTGCAGTGGAGGTTGAGAGGGAAGAAAATGGGTTGTTTTCAAAGGAAAGCTTGTGCTATGCCATTAAAACGGTGATGGATGAAAACAGTGAGGTGGGTGGTCTGGTGAAGAAGAACCATGCTAAGTGGAAGGAGGCCTTGACGAGCCCAAGCTTTATGAGCAattatgttgacaattttgttggGCAATTGCAAGGACTTTTtgatcaaaattga